One genomic segment of Trichococcus shcherbakoviae includes these proteins:
- a CDS encoding DUF1129 domain-containing protein has translation MEETKSVAQMKVENKALWQSLTKRNEQYMLGLDRTLRAANLEDGRREEIYNKMMRELLDAQKTGKTARQLYGTVSECASNILVNPTDNEVKVRSTDWLIALDGGLLLGSLFAMISGVSLLTNSGEDVIGMGLISLILNFIVGGIAMLIISKYTPNPDAPKGEKGFGKYIFATTAAMLLWMLIMTVSMMLIPASINIALPAWVYLGIAGVGFAAKVYMKKKYHIVGGIL, from the coding sequence TTGGAAGAAACGAAGAGCGTTGCACAAATGAAGGTCGAAAACAAAGCCTTATGGCAGAGTTTGACAAAAAGAAATGAACAGTACATGCTGGGGCTGGACAGAACCTTGAGAGCTGCAAACCTGGAAGATGGACGCAGGGAGGAAATCTACAACAAAATGATGCGGGAATTGTTGGACGCCCAAAAAACCGGTAAAACTGCCCGCCAATTATACGGCACAGTGTCTGAGTGCGCATCAAACATCCTGGTCAATCCGACAGACAATGAAGTGAAAGTGCGTTCGACTGATTGGTTGATCGCTTTGGATGGCGGCTTATTGCTGGGGTCTCTTTTCGCGATGATTTCAGGCGTATCCTTGCTGACCAACAGTGGAGAAGACGTAATCGGAATGGGTCTGATCAGTTTGATCCTGAACTTTATCGTAGGCGGCATCGCCATGCTCATCATCTCCAAATACACACCAAATCCGGATGCACCAAAAGGTGAAAAAGGCTTCGGGAAATACATCTTTGCGACGACGGCCGCTATGCTGCTTTGGATGCTCATCATGACTGTTTCCATGATGCTTATTCCAGCCAGCATCAATATCGCTTTGCCTGCATGGGTGTACCTTGGAATCGCGGGTGTAGGTTTTGCTGCGAAAGTATACATGAAGAAAAAATATCATATCGTGGGCGGCATTTTGTAG